One region of Mycolicibacterium insubricum genomic DNA includes:
- a CDS encoding phosphotransferase family protein, with product MATSVEIPAGPDDITATWLTEVLGAPVTAVTVETVGTGQTGATYRVRPQYADPSAELPSTLVAKLVSQDQDVRARVTLGYRAEYMFYTHAAATLAVPLPPCYFCEIDRDGLDFAMLLGDLAPSVQGDQIRGCSIREAELAVVALAGLHGPRWGDPEWLTFPGVTMPRPDADFAAGLQMAAVAAAETTLGVLGDRMTAADRDTLTATAEHTRDWLMCEPERFALLHGDYRLDNLLYDPQRTRVTVVDWQTLSVGLPARDLAYFLGTGLPVEQRSGAERELVEAYHRALIGYGVTGYDAQSCWRDYRLGLPQITLISTFGVAFAASSERGDDMMLAMLSRGCAAIRELGTLELIDEMTAT from the coding sequence ATGGCGACAAGTGTCGAGATTCCGGCGGGCCCCGACGACATCACCGCGACCTGGTTGACCGAGGTGCTCGGCGCGCCGGTCACCGCGGTGACGGTCGAAACCGTCGGCACTGGACAGACCGGGGCCACGTACCGGGTCCGGCCGCAATACGCCGATCCGTCCGCCGAGCTGCCGAGCACGCTGGTGGCCAAACTGGTGTCCCAGGACCAGGACGTCCGGGCCCGGGTGACCCTGGGATACCGGGCCGAGTACATGTTCTACACGCATGCCGCCGCCACCTTGGCGGTGCCGCTGCCGCCGTGCTATTTCTGCGAGATCGACCGGGACGGACTGGATTTCGCCATGCTGCTCGGAGATCTGGCACCCTCGGTGCAGGGTGACCAGATCCGGGGGTGTTCCATCCGGGAGGCCGAGCTCGCCGTCGTCGCACTTGCCGGACTGCACGGCCCCCGGTGGGGCGACCCCGAGTGGCTGACCTTCCCCGGGGTGACGATGCCGCGCCCGGACGCCGACTTCGCCGCGGGCCTGCAGATGGCCGCCGTCGCGGCCGCCGAGACCACCCTCGGCGTGCTCGGAGACCGGATGACGGCCGCCGACCGCGACACGCTGACGGCGACCGCCGAGCACACCCGGGACTGGCTGATGTGCGAGCCCGAGCGTTTCGCGCTGCTGCACGGCGACTACCGGCTGGACAATCTGCTCTATGACCCCCAGCGAACCCGGGTGACGGTGGTGGACTGGCAGACACTGTCGGTCGGACTCCCCGCCCGCGATCTCGCCTACTTCCTGGGTACCGGACTCCCGGTGGAGCAGCGCTCCGGCGCCGAACGCGAACTGGTCGAGGCCTACCACCGGGCGCTGATCGGCTACGGCGTGACCGGGTACGACGCGCAAAGCTGTTGGCGCGACTACCGTTTGGGTCTGCCGCAGATTACCCTCATCTCCACCTTCGGGGTGGCCTTCGCCGCCTCGAGCGAGCGCGGCGACGACATGATGCTGGCGATGCTGTCTCGGGGCTGCGCCGCCATCCGCGAGCTCGGCACCCTTGAGCTGATCGACGAGATGACGGCGACGTAG
- a CDS encoding SpoIIAA family protein — translation MIELLSDMPAGVAGISVSGKLSRDDLAVVPTLEDAFKGDEFRLVEVINDDYAGFGHGGLVEDMRVGFGALIKHHAQFKRIAIVTNLSWVTHTIHALAWMIPGEMKTFTLDELDQAKEWAAS, via the coding sequence ATGATCGAGTTGCTGTCCGATATGCCCGCCGGAGTCGCCGGGATCTCGGTGTCCGGAAAGCTCAGCCGCGACGACCTCGCGGTGGTGCCGACCCTGGAGGACGCCTTCAAGGGCGACGAGTTCCGGCTCGTCGAGGTGATCAACGACGACTACGCGGGCTTCGGCCACGGAGGTCTGGTGGAAGACATGCGCGTCGGGTTCGGCGCGCTGATCAAGCACCACGCCCAGTTCAAGCGAATCGCCATCGTGACGAACCTGAGCTGGGTCACCCACACCATCCACGCCCTCGCCTGGATGATCCCCGGCGAGATGAAGACCTTCACCCTCGACGAACTGGACCAGGCCAAGGAGTGGGCCGCGAGCTAG
- a CDS encoding C40 family peptidase encodes MSELELLTRAHALFLGESAPMAVGAPDAEKAVAALGAGADRVAVTAGYRRTITDARTDFWRAGVTDGTAHTRLADAHAEHAEARTATGRILAEARADQVPTSNSPVAQREALRRRIRRLRAQHRHVLAARNNARRRAAALRALRYLAQRRGRTGLKLTLPQGARAAAVRSALSRLGRPYVWGATGPDTFDCSGLTQWSYRQAGISLPRTTYEQINIGIPVARSDVQPGDLVFPSTGHVQMAIGNGMVVEAPEPGRNVQISRLGSAIAIRRPG; translated from the coding sequence ATGTCGGAGCTGGAGCTGCTGACCCGGGCGCACGCGCTGTTCCTCGGTGAGTCCGCCCCGATGGCCGTCGGCGCGCCCGATGCCGAGAAGGCCGTCGCGGCGCTGGGCGCCGGCGCCGATCGGGTAGCCGTCACCGCCGGTTACCGGCGCACGATCACCGACGCCCGCACCGACTTCTGGCGGGCCGGGGTGACCGACGGCACGGCCCACACCCGCCTGGCCGACGCTCACGCCGAGCACGCCGAGGCGCGCACCGCAACCGGTCGGATCCTCGCCGAGGCCAGAGCGGACCAGGTGCCGACGTCGAATTCGCCAGTCGCGCAACGAGAGGCGCTGCGACGACGGATCCGGCGCCTGCGCGCGCAGCACCGGCATGTGCTCGCCGCCCGCAACAACGCCCGGCGTCGGGCCGCGGCACTGCGGGCCCTGCGCTACCTGGCGCAGCGCCGCGGGCGCACCGGGCTCAAGCTCACGCTTCCGCAGGGGGCCCGCGCGGCGGCGGTGCGCTCGGCGCTGTCCAGGCTGGGCCGGCCCTACGTGTGGGGCGCCACCGGTCCGGACACCTTCGACTGCTCGGGCCTCACCCAATGGTCCTACCGGCAGGCCGGGATCAGCCTGCCGCGCACCACCTACGAGCAGATCAACATCGGGATCCCGGTTGCTCGCTCCGACGTCCAGCCCGGCGACCTGGTGTTCCCCAGCACCGGGCACGTCCAGATGGCGATCGGCAACGGCATGGTGGTCGAGGCGCCCGAGCCCGGTCGCAACGTGCAGATCAGCAGGCTGGGATCGGCGATCGCCATCCGGCGCCCCGGCTGA
- a CDS encoding DUF488 domain-containing protein, translating into MAERVWTIGHSTREFGEVLAMLRANDITLLADVRSYPSSRKFPQWNRDAIIAELPDDIEYRWLPKLGGRRHTPVGVASPNGAWRVKAFRDYADYMATPQFREGLDELLAMAARERPAIMCSEAVPWRCHRRLITDALIVAGVEVIDILSPTSTRRAVLDENARVDGWDITYPPVRAAD; encoded by the coding sequence ATGGCAGAACGGGTGTGGACAATCGGGCACTCGACCCGCGAGTTCGGGGAAGTGCTGGCGATGTTGCGCGCCAACGACATAACGCTGCTCGCCGACGTGCGGTCCTACCCGTCGTCCCGGAAGTTCCCGCAGTGGAACCGGGACGCGATCATCGCCGAACTGCCCGATGACATCGAGTATCGCTGGCTGCCCAAGCTGGGTGGACGACGCCACACCCCGGTGGGCGTCGCGAGCCCCAACGGCGCGTGGCGGGTCAAGGCGTTTCGCGACTACGCCGACTACATGGCAACCCCGCAGTTCCGGGAGGGTCTCGACGAGCTGCTGGCGATGGCTGCCCGTGAGCGCCCGGCGATCATGTGCAGCGAGGCGGTGCCGTGGCGCTGCCATCGCCGGTTGATCACCGACGCACTGATCGTCGCCGGTGTCGAGGTGATCGACATCCTTTCGCCCACCTCGACCCGGCGGGCGGTACTGGACGAAAACGCGCGCGTCGACGGTTGGGACATCACCTATCCGCCGGTGCGGGCGGCAGACTAG
- a CDS encoding SDR family oxidoreductase codes for MSELKGKSAVVAAGAKNLGGLISTELGRAGVNVAVHYNSAASEPDADRTVEAVRAAGAEAIKVRGDLTRPENIAALFDVAAGAFGSVDIAVNTVGKVLRKPILEIAEDEYDAMFDVNAKAAFFFLQEAGRRLNDGGSVTTIVTSLLAAFTDGYSSYAGSKSPVEHFTRAGAKEFADRGINVNNVAPGPMDTPFFYPQETPERVEFHKSQAMGNRLTRIEDIAPLVVFLAGPGHWVNGQTLFVNGGYTTR; via the coding sequence ATGAGCGAACTCAAAGGAAAGTCTGCCGTCGTTGCCGCCGGCGCGAAGAATCTCGGCGGTCTGATCAGCACCGAACTGGGCCGTGCCGGTGTCAACGTCGCGGTGCACTACAACAGCGCGGCGAGCGAACCCGATGCGGACCGGACCGTCGAAGCGGTGCGGGCCGCCGGCGCCGAGGCGATCAAGGTACGGGGCGATCTCACCAGGCCGGAGAACATCGCCGCACTCTTCGATGTCGCGGCCGGCGCGTTCGGGTCGGTCGACATCGCGGTCAACACCGTCGGCAAGGTGCTGCGCAAGCCGATCCTGGAGATCGCCGAGGACGAGTACGACGCCATGTTCGACGTCAACGCCAAGGCCGCATTCTTCTTTCTGCAGGAGGCCGGCCGGCGGCTCAACGACGGCGGTTCGGTGACCACGATCGTGACGTCGCTGCTGGCCGCCTTCACCGACGGCTACTCGTCCTACGCTGGGTCCAAGAGTCCCGTCGAGCACTTCACCCGCGCCGGCGCAAAGGAATTCGCCGACCGTGGCATCAACGTCAACAACGTTGCCCCGGGACCGATGGACACGCCGTTCTTCTATCCGCAGGAGACCCCGGAGCGGGTGGAGTTCCACAAGTCCCAGGCGATGGGCAACCGGCTGACCCGAATCGAGGACATCGCGCCGTTGGTGGTGTTCCTCGCCGGTCCGGGACACTGGGTCAACGGGCAGACGCTGTTCGTCAACGGCGGCTACACCACCCGCTGA
- a CDS encoding helix-turn-helix domain-containing protein produces MSRESAGAAIRSLREARGWSLAELAAATGVSVMGLSFLERGARKPHKSTVQKVENGLGLPPGSYGRLLLSDDPQRELAELTGVPAKPKTPGPGPVVVDRNADTAVFEGFAEAQLETLRAVIARLPASTSNEYETYIHSVITQCVKAELLAANSWRVAVNAGAAPGGALLDSLRELEHTRAELLARLPGALAAQFDRACTESGLPETVIAALLGIDADELWDIRIRGAVPAGALARVRAFVAAHAGDRSVGETN; encoded by the coding sequence ATGAGCCGGGAATCTGCCGGCGCCGCGATCCGGTCCCTGCGGGAGGCGCGGGGATGGTCGCTGGCCGAGCTGGCGGCAGCCACCGGGGTCAGCGTGATGGGGTTGAGCTTCCTGGAGCGCGGCGCCCGTAAGCCGCATAAAAGCACAGTTCAGAAGGTAGAGAACGGCCTCGGCCTGCCGCCGGGCAGCTACGGTCGGCTACTGCTCTCCGACGATCCGCAACGAGAACTGGCCGAACTGACCGGTGTGCCGGCCAAGCCGAAAACGCCCGGGCCCGGACCCGTTGTGGTGGACCGCAACGCCGACACGGCGGTGTTCGAAGGGTTCGCCGAAGCCCAGCTGGAAACGCTGCGCGCGGTGATCGCCCGACTGCCCGCGAGCACATCAAACGAATATGAGACGTATATTCATTCGGTGATCACCCAGTGCGTGAAGGCCGAGCTACTGGCCGCCAATTCGTGGCGGGTCGCGGTGAACGCGGGCGCGGCGCCCGGCGGTGCGCTGCTGGACTCGCTGCGCGAACTCGAACACACCCGCGCCGAATTGCTCGCCCGGCTGCCCGGTGCCCTTGCCGCCCAGTTCGACCGCGCCTGTACCGAGTCCGGGCTGCCGGAAACCGTGATCGCCGCCCTGCTGGGCATCGACGCCGACGAACTGTGGGACATCCGCATCCGGGGCGCGGTGCCGGCGGGGGCGCTGGCCCGGGTCCGGGCCTTCGTCGCAGCCCACGCCGGCGACCGGAGCGTGGGCGAAACCAACTGA
- a CDS encoding DUF4226 domain-containing protein, translating to MTTFADVLSVIGHVARCTGDPEAWRSGLDPAQTDLTALGQRPEAWEGVVEAIRRNHPTLFDPDSHAPIGPGDGAGASAINLAETALANQNSAVALLDLHVVTAILSAHAVTADGTAALDRLQADVENAVRTRTDLDTPAGARDFQRYLIGKLREIGAVIENASLDAVSRAGLASAWSALYRASATPPSDPSAAGATTPGTATPGATSPGAAVPTSGGATNPAAPPPAEAYGVGDPADPYLDPYLESPATTAPASAEPAQSAPAAGTPVGTTPVGQSGGTPVTLPSLPTLSMPAVGSGESGLGTSPTADRYPLASSERLQDLFADPNDPRTADPDTDPDPGGAEDANPETGPSAGDGAQAEPAGVTLPDGDVVTVADGRIAAALTATLAGTPITDAFRQQGIVVPAPDTPIEHPLDPAKLQSGDIAMFTDRLAVALDGNRAWFDGQLQPIANVGGPNFLGWQPLMAEDAERAPAAAQPGQTPAPTRPAT from the coding sequence GTGACCACTTTCGCCGATGTGCTCAGCGTCATCGGACACGTCGCGCGGTGTACCGGAGACCCCGAGGCGTGGCGATCGGGACTGGATCCGGCGCAGACCGACCTGACGGCGCTCGGCCAACGACCGGAGGCCTGGGAGGGCGTCGTCGAGGCGATCCGGCGCAACCACCCCACGCTGTTCGACCCGGACAGCCACGCACCGATCGGACCGGGCGACGGCGCGGGGGCGTCGGCGATAAACCTGGCCGAGACCGCACTGGCGAACCAGAACTCGGCGGTCGCCCTGCTGGACCTGCACGTCGTCACCGCCATCCTCAGCGCGCACGCCGTCACCGCAGACGGCACCGCCGCGCTGGACAGACTGCAGGCCGACGTCGAGAACGCGGTCCGAACCCGCACCGACCTGGACACCCCGGCCGGCGCCCGGGACTTCCAGCGGTACCTGATCGGCAAGCTACGCGAGATCGGCGCGGTGATCGAAAATGCGAGCCTGGACGCGGTATCCCGCGCAGGGCTGGCCAGCGCCTGGTCGGCCCTGTACCGCGCCTCGGCGACCCCGCCGTCGGACCCGTCCGCAGCAGGCGCGACGACTCCCGGTACGGCAACCCCGGGCGCGACGAGTCCCGGTGCGGCCGTGCCAACGTCCGGCGGGGCGACCAACCCCGCCGCCCCGCCGCCCGCGGAGGCCTACGGCGTCGGCGACCCGGCGGACCCGTATCTGGACCCCTACCTCGAATCCCCGGCGACGACTGCACCGGCGAGCGCCGAGCCCGCCCAGAGCGCCCCGGCCGCAGGCACCCCCGTCGGGACCACGCCCGTCGGGCAGAGCGGCGGCACACCGGTCACCCTGCCGAGCCTGCCGACGCTGTCGATGCCGGCGGTCGGCAGCGGGGAGAGCGGACTCGGGACCTCCCCGACCGCGGACAGGTATCCGCTGGCGTCATCGGAGAGACTGCAGGATCTGTTCGCAGATCCCAACGACCCGAGGACCGCCGACCCGGATACCGACCCGGACCCCGGTGGGGCCGAGGACGCGAACCCTGAGACCGGACCGAGCGCCGGCGACGGGGCGCAGGCCGAACCCGCCGGGGTCACCCTGCCCGACGGCGACGTCGTCACCGTCGCCGACGGTCGGATAGCGGCCGCGCTCACCGCGACGCTGGCCGGCACCCCGATCACCGACGCGTTCCGCCAGCAGGGCATCGTGGTGCCGGCGCCGGACACCCCGATCGAGCACCCGCTGGACCCGGCGAAGCTGCAGTCCGGGGACATCGCGATGTTCACCGACCGGCTCGCGGTCGCCCTCGACGGGAACCGCGCCTGGTTCGACGGCCAGTTGCAGCCGATCGCCAACGTCGGCGGCCCGAACTTCCTGGGTTGGCAACCGCTGATGGCCGAGGACGCTGAGAGAGCGCCCGCCGCAGCCCAACCCGGACAAACCCCTGCACCCACCCGCCCGGCCACCTAG
- a CDS encoding DUF4226 domain-containing protein, which yields MSDQRGRAAGVLSDAQSVLARRDAELAAADARLRATLRDAHAAVDAALRRLDGIDEELDALVAAGDRVGADAPEQAAATRRLLIGKLRDISAVVTDAQSAGEAKAAVLKELSEIYRQSAGLSTD from the coding sequence ATGTCGGACCAGCGGGGCCGGGCCGCCGGGGTACTGAGCGACGCGCAGTCCGTGTTGGCGCGCCGGGACGCCGAACTCGCCGCCGCCGACGCACGGCTGCGCGCGACCCTGCGCGATGCGCACGCCGCCGTCGACGCCGCACTGCGCCGACTCGACGGCATCGATGAGGAACTCGACGCACTGGTGGCCGCCGGTGACCGGGTGGGCGCCGATGCGCCCGAGCAGGCCGCGGCCACCCGTCGGCTGCTGATCGGAAAGCTGCGCGATATCAGTGCGGTCGTCACCGACGCGCAGTCCGCCGGCGAGGCTAAAGCTGCTGTGCTGAAGGAACTTTCCGAGATCTATCGGCAGAGCGCCGGGTTATCCACAGACTGA
- a CDS encoding WhiB family transcriptional regulator, with product MELPPCTTDPDLWFGYCDDDSTDGTSKARVYQAAALTARTLCLRRCPLAQQRRCARYALEGGEAFGVWAGIKLPGNQWRQRRELDRARAHLRRIAAGEVTPREIPENDALLRRGGGPAPAQAIVFHLPVRRPAA from the coding sequence ATGGAGCTTCCGCCCTGCACGACGGATCCGGACCTGTGGTTCGGCTACTGCGACGACGACAGCACCGACGGCACCTCCAAGGCCCGGGTGTACCAAGCCGCCGCGTTGACCGCCCGCACGCTGTGCCTGCGGCGCTGTCCGCTGGCGCAGCAGCGCCGGTGCGCGCGCTATGCGCTGGAGGGCGGGGAGGCCTTCGGAGTGTGGGCGGGGATCAAGCTGCCCGGCAACCAGTGGCGGCAGCGCCGCGAGCTGGACCGGGCCCGCGCACACCTGCGGCGCATTGCCGCCGGCGAGGTCACCCCGCGCGAGATCCCGGAGAACGACGCCCTGCTGCGCCGCGGCGGCGGCCCCGCACCCGCGCAGGCGATCGTGTTCCACCTGCCGGTGCGCCGCCCCGCCGCCTGA